In Betaproteobacteria bacterium, one DNA window encodes the following:
- a CDS encoding RNA polymerase sigma factor codes for MEPLRDEELMLRYRDGDASAFDALYARHRAGLFRFILRQCPSRGEAEEIFQEVWMRLIEARSRYRVEARFSTYLYQIAVNRLIDRVRRKSSAPALSLDDPDCPEGLAIAPATGDPMRLAAAREQGARLLACLGELPPEQREAFLLHEEGGLSVGEIAEVTRVGPETAKSRLRYALQKLRQALGGRDE; via the coding sequence ATGGAGCCGCTGCGCGACGAAGAGCTGATGCTGCGCTATCGCGACGGCGACGCCAGCGCTTTCGACGCGCTCTATGCCCGCCATCGAGCCGGACTTTTTCGCTTCATCCTGCGCCAATGCCCGAGCCGTGGTGAAGCCGAGGAGATCTTCCAGGAGGTATGGATGCGGCTCATCGAAGCACGTTCACGCTACCGGGTCGAGGCGCGGTTCTCCACCTACCTGTACCAGATCGCGGTCAATCGGCTGATCGACCGTGTGCGCCGCAAGTCGAGTGCCCCTGCGCTCTCGCTCGATGATCCCGATTGCCCTGAGGGTCTCGCCATCGCACCCGCCACCGGCGATCCGATGCGTCTCGCCGCGGCGCGGGAGCAGGGCGCGCGCTTGCTGGCTTGCCTCGGCGAACTGCCGCCGGAGCAGCGCGAGGCATTCCTGCTCCACGAGGAAGGGGGCCTTTCGGTGGGTGAGATTGCGGAGGTGACCAGGGTCGGTCCGGAAACCGCCAAGAGCCGCCTGCGCTACGCATTGCAGAAGCTGCGACAGGCGTTGGGAGGGCGTGATGAGTGA